One part of the Pseudopipra pipra isolate bDixPip1 chromosome 3, bDixPip1.hap1, whole genome shotgun sequence genome encodes these proteins:
- the LOC135410770 gene encoding tubulin monoglycylase TTLL3-like isoform X1, translated as MSGAPSSARERQTGQDLLPLPACPAGPVGSDGALLTGQVAAATTGHHNGRQRSVDAALLRKAKRRVEKAIKEKKIFAVRGPYPVIRSLLRARGWVERKLPREGRRLKQQLGGQKKQQPETEPSDDGDEQGEAVLNPRGGAQPSLGSTEPLHYPWPRNEEVKEEKEEEDEDYEDSDEIHDLMSYLVRDQVPNFLWTIRLSSIDQELLQRIEVVNRYHWVNALSTKEGLCLSLQNLPWFAQADPNTFFPRCYRLGTREEREAFIEDFRLTAARSLLKLALKKAGDRLVRTEQPPKSSKGPEGPGSSLSSPSRLAEEALEVCEQHLSVLEHQDIDRKTPSPCRTCIDWNCFLQDYYRAAHEGAGLALSGAQRERCQDLLRRLAEQLPQFGVEGDLNIWILKPSAKSRGRGIVCATRLEEVLQQARSSTTPSARACEWVVQKYVERPLTIFGTKFDIRQWFLVTDGNPLTVWFYQDCYLRFCSQPFSLRHLEHSRHLCNVSVQKQYKTSPHQDPRVPPSRVWSSRQFQAYLARLGRADAWHQVMVPGMKAAILNSLRCAHDHMSFRKGSFELFGADFLVGEDCQPWLLEINSCPTMSPSSAVTRRLCANVQRDTLRLVLDRKDDPSCPTGAFELIYKEAAAPPRPAVGINLTVEGCSLKKPRPAKRRLQEKPPTSTANVPRPPVSSEGRATQAPQPRVPQRKLPPLRQQSSCCTPSSAPAAPPQPPDCAAGSQELPWLLHLVVQPQETEPQEAAQPQEAQPQAVLPPVSCHALDRVPVPPPQGAPSSPRQPPDCSARSQGLPGLNHPFGQPQAALPPVSSHPLDGVLLPPLRGAPGCSAGSQDLPWLLHLVGQPEDAQPQEAPPQAAWPQAALPPIRGCPLAKVPVPPPRGAPRSPWRPPGSAPSFRPARPLHPPLLEQSTSARNRTQKNWDTETSPRGDSLLPALAGETLQHPAPSHPNETPLLRHGTRLNPHTGLNTLL; from the exons ATGTCAGGGGCCCCAAGCTCAGCGAGGGAGAGGCAGACAGGTCAGGatcttctccccctccctgcctgcccagcgGGGCCTGTGGGCTCCGACGGGGCTCTCCTCACGGGGCAGGTGGCAGCTGCCACCACCGGCCACCACAATGGGCGCCAGCGCTCGGTCGACGCTGCGCTGCTCAGGAAAGCCAAGCGGCGTGTGGAGAAGGCCATTAAG GAGAAGAAGATCTTCGCGGTGCGGGGCCCCTACCCCGTCATCCGTTCCCTGCTCCGGGCTCGGGGCTGGGTGGAGAGGAAGCTCCCCCGCGAGGGCAGACGGCTGAAGCAGCAGCTTGGCGGCCAAAAGAAACAGCAGCCGGAGACAGAGCCAAGTGATGATGGTGATGAGCAGGGGGAGGCAGTGCTGAACCCACGTGGTGGGGCGCAGCCTTCCCTGGGGTCCACAGAGCCCCTGCACTACCCATGGCCACGCAATGAGGAggtgaaggaggaaaaggaagaggaagatgaagattATGAGGACTCCGATGAAATCCATGACCTCATG TCCTACCTGGTGCGGGACCAGGTGCCAAACTTCCTGTGGACCATCCGCCTTAGTTCCATtgaccaggagctgctgcagaggatcGAGGTGGTGAACCGCTATCACTGGGTGAATGCCCTCAGCACCAAG GAGGGGCTGTGCCTCAGCCTGCAAAACCTGCCCTGGTTCGCGCAAGCCGACCCCAACACCTTTTTCCCCCGGTGCTACCGGCTGGGGACCAGGGAGGAGCGGGAAGCTTTCATTG AGGATTTCCGCCTGACGGCAGCTCGCAGCCTGCTCAAACTGGCTCTGAAGaaggctggggacaggctggtGAGGACGGAGCAGCCCCCAAAATCCAGCAAGGGGCCAG AAGGGCCAGggtcctccctctcctctccctcccggCTGGCAGAGGAGGCCCTGGAGGTCTGCGAGCAGCACCTGAGTGTCCTGGAGCACCAGGACATCGACAGGAAGACCCCGTCCCCCTGCAGGACGTGCATCGACTGGAACTGCTTCCTGCAGGATTACTACCGCGCGGCACA TGAGGGGGCCGGACTGGCGCTGAGCGGGGCACAGCGGGAGCGGTGCCAGGACCTGCTGCGGCGCCTGGCGGAGCAGCTGCCGCAGTTCGGCGTAGAGGGCGATCTCAACATCTGGATCCTCAAGCCCAGCGCCAAATCCCGAGGCAGGG GGATCGTCTGCGCGACGCGGCTGgaggaggtgctgcagcaggcGCGAAGCTCCACGACCCCCTCGGCGCGGGCGTGCGAGTGGGTGGTGCAGAAGTACGTGGAGCGGCCGCTCACCATCTTCGGCACCAAATTCGACATCCGGCAGTGGTTCCTGGTCACTGATGGGAATCCCCTGACCGTCTGGTTCTACCAAGACTGCTACCTGCGCTTCTGCTCCCAGCCCTTCTCCCTGCGCCACCTGGAGCA TTCCAGGCACCTCTGCAACGTCTCTGTCCAGAAGCAGTACAAGACGTCACCTCACCAGGACCCCCGCGTGCCCCCCAGCAGGGTCTGGTCCAGCCGGCAATTCCAGGCATACCTGGCACGGCTGGGGCGGGCGGATGCTTGGCATCAGGTGATGGTGCCCGGCATGAAGGCAGCGATACTGAACTCCCTGCGCTGCGCCCACGACCACATGAGCTTCCGCAAGGGCAGCTTTGAGCTCTTTGGGGCCGACTTTCTCGTGGGGGAGGactgccagccctggctgctggagATCAACTCCTGCCCCACCATGAGCCCCTCCTCGGCCGTGACCCGACGGCTCTGCGCCAACGTCCAGCGGGACACGCTGCGCCTCGTGCTCGACCGCAAGGACGACCCCAGCTGTCCCACTGGCGCCTTTGAGCTCATCTACAAGGAG gcagctgcGCCCCCGCGTCCGGCTGTGGGGATAAATCTGACGGTCGAAGGCTGTTCCCTGAAGAAGCCCCGGCCAGCAAAGCGTCGATTACAGGAAAAGCCCCCCACCAGTACAGCCAATGTCCCCCGGCCCCCCGTGTCCTCAGAGGGCAGAGCCACACAGGCGCCCCAGCCGAGAGTGCCACAGCGGAAGCTGCCTCCTCTGAGGcaacagagcagctgctgcacccccagctctgcccctgcagcacCGCCACAGCCTCCGGACTGCGCTGCTGGGAGCCAggagctgccctggctcctTCACCTGGTTGTGCAGCCTCAGGAAACTGAGCCCCAGGAAGCTGCTCAGCCCCAGGAAGCTCAGCCCCAGGCAGTTCTGCCCCCAGTCAGTTGCCATGCCCTGGATCGGGTGCCTGTGCCACCGCCCCAGGgagcccccagcagcccccggCAACCCCCGGACTGTTCTGCCAGGAGccaggggctgccagggctcAATCACCCGTTTGGACAgccccaggcagctctgcccccagTCAGTAGCCATCCCCTGGATGGGGTGCTTCTACCACCTCTCCGGGGAGCCCCGGGCTGCTCTGCCGGGAGCCAGGATCTGCCGTGGCTCCTTCACCTGGTCGGGCAGCCCGAGGACGCTCAACCCCAGGAAGCTCCGCCCCAGGCTGCTTGgccccaggcagctctgccgCCGATTAGGGGCTGTCCCCTGGCTAAGGTGCCTGTGCCACCGCCCCGGGGAGCACCCAGGAGCCCCTGGCGACCcccgggctctgctccctccttccgTCCTGCCAGACCACTGCATCCACCTCTGCTGGAACAGAGCACGTCAGCTCGCAACAGGACACAGAAGAACTGGGACACAGAGACATCCCCACGAGGGGACAGCCTCCTCCCCGCCCTTGCTGGGGAAACACTGCAGCACCcggctccctcccaccccaacgAGACCCCCTTGCTGCGTCACGGGACCCGCCTCAACCCGCACACGGGCCTTAATACACTGCTGTGA
- the ANKEF1 gene encoding ankyrin repeat and EF-hand domain-containing protein 1: MAAMAVAEAGGGPAAPGLAGPRGSRGSSETTSLKEDGFPYSRMLPVDRRLLNLQIYKLLQCVHQKDKKQIEKLVQKGFPNLINYTEPKEGYSAFHLASMKNDIEMCRFLLEQGAHPNVQDTMGRTPAMKAAELGHEVVLELLAKADADMTAVDNEGKGILFYCLLPTRRHSHCLHIALKYGADVNNCTTEGRSVLLQACEQAHEIKEMCLAFLERGASPHARDPATGRTAVMEAAREGAVEVVRALLARGADVNLFDFERHSAAHFAAKGGFFEILKSISAYNGDLKLIAMNGNTPLHYAAEGGFVDCCKYIGQRGCDPTWRNLLHLTPREAAKNGGFKAAVTILRKIEKGFKKTLSPEEEVSAWYLKLYDWSLEHEDSLRKEFEALLQEDGMVTRADFVSVIQKRWSFLGAEEMENIAKMHEVQPDRINLDEFFKGSKYLDKNFLMSSFGPKAKKQKKGAKAKGKKGLPVPVCVIPKREYPRGEEGFPVYLVEAFPNIPDEERFKRDHPSAHPVHDDRVWYLEEPRKTYLDINYLVRAGDIVSLQKAFEEGVPVDIKDRYYKTPLMVACASGNVVLVELLLEKGADVNMTDNFLWTPLHHACSNGHLDIAELLVKAGAAVDALGIGNTTPLMRAIEACRLDMVYFLITAGANIQITNSNGKNALDIARVFDNAKIIDLLENLMDNLAEPEEEAKTAKGGKPKSSEKKESPEVPPPAVEKPVPELTLRSRKASARKPLVTKERNKDDISFKPRKLWSPDAATLELVRKQEFLRERAAICGHLEGFTTLFNRKFKD; this comes from the exons AAACTACTTCCTTGAAAGAAGATGGTTTTCCTTATTCCAGAATGTTACCAGTAGATAGAAGACTTCTAAATTTACAGATCTACAAACTTCTTCAGTGCGTTCACCAGAAAGACAAGAAGCAAATAGAAAAGCTGGTCCAGAAGGGCTTCCCAAACCTCATTAATTACACAGAGCCTAAGGAAGGATACAGTGCCTTTCACTTGGCCTCCATGAAAAACGACATCGAAATGTGCCGCTTCCTGCTGGAACAGGGAGCTCATCCCAACGTGCAGGACACGATGGGACGCACTCCAGCCATgaaggcagctgagctgggccatGAGGTGGTTTTGGAGTTATTGGCAAAAGCTGACGCAGACATGACTGCTGTGGATAACGAAGGGAAAG GTATTTTGTTTTACTGCCTTTTACCTACCAGGCGGCACTCCCACTGCCTGCACATTGCCCTGAAATACGGTGCAGATGTGAACAACTGTACCACTGAGGGGAGGTCTGTGCTGCTACAAGCCTGTGAGCAAGCTCATGAGATTAAAGAAATGTGTCTGGCTTTCTTGGAGAGAGGAGCAAGTCCCCATGCAAGAGACCCG GCCACGGGTCGCACGGCTGTGATGGAGGCTGCAAGGGAAGGTGCTGTCGAGGTGGTGCGTGCTCTGCTCGCCAGAGGAGCTGATGTGAACCTGTTTGACTTTGAGAGACACAGTGCTGCACATTTTGCAGCCAAAGGAGGCTTTTTTGAG ATTCTGAAGTCTATTTCAGCTTATAATGGAGACTTGAAACTTATTGCTATGAATGGGAACACGCCACTTCATTATGCTGCAGAGGGAGGATTTGTAGATTGCTGCAAGTATATAGGACAAAGAG GCTGTGATCCTACCTGGAGAAACCTGTTACATCTGACCCCAAGAGAGGCTGCCAAGAACGGCGGTTTTAAAGCAGCAGTAACCATTTTGCGTAAAATtgaaaaaggctttaaaaaaaccttatCCCCCGAGGAAGAGGTCTCTGCCTGGTACCTGAAGCTGTACGACTGGTCCTTGGAGCACGAGGATTCCCTCCGCAAGGAGTTTGAGGCTCTCCTCCAAGAAGATGGGATGGTGACCAGAGCTGACTTTGTATCCGTAATTCAGAAGCGGTGGAGCTTCCTGGGTgctgaagaaatggaaaatattgcTAAAATGCATGAAGTGCAGCCCGACAGGATCAACCTCGACGAGTTTTTTAAAGGCTCCAAATACCTGGACAAAAACTTTCTCATGTCGTCCTTTGGGCCCAAAGCgaagaagcagaaaaagggGGCGaaagcaaaaggcaaaaaaggcCTCCCTGTGCCGGTCTGTGTCATTCCGAAGAGGGAATATCCTCGTGGGGAAGAGGGCTTCCCTGTGTACCTGGTTGAGGCTTTTCCAAACATTCCTGATGAGGAGAGATTTAAACGGGACCACCCCTCTGCCCACCCCGTGCACGACGACCGTGTCTGGTACCTGGAGGAGCCAAGGAAAACGTACCTGGATATTAACTACCTTGTCAGAGCAGGAGACATCGTGTCCCTGCAGAAGGCATTTGAGGAGGGTGTGCCAGTTGACATAAAAGATAGATATTACAAAACACCTTTGATGGTTGCGTGTGCAAGTGGGAACGTGGTCCTTGTGGAGCTTCTTCTGGAAAAGGG GGCTGATGTAAACATGACAGACAATTTCCTGTGGACCCCTCTGCATCACGCTTGCTCTAATGGACACCTGGATATTGCTGAGCTGCTGGTgaaggctggagcagcagtggaTGCCCTTGGAATAGGCAACACCACCCCACTGATGAGAGCCATCGAGGCCTGCAGGCTGGACATGGTCTACTTTTTAATCACTGCAGGTGCCAACATCCAAATTACAAACAGCAATG gaaAGAATGCTCTTGATATTGCCAGAGTATTTGACAATGCTAAAATAATTGACCTGCTCGAAAATCTTATGGATAATTTGGCAGAACCAGAAGAAGAAGCAAAGACGGCAAAAGGTGGGAAGCCAAAGTCATCAGAGAAAAAAGAG TCTCCAGAGGTACCTCCGCCAGCTGTAGAAAAACCTGTTCCTGAACTGACACTGCGTTCCCGAAAGGCCAGTGCTCGGAAGCCTTTGGTAACAAAAGAGAGGAACAAAGATGACATCAGCTTCAAACCCAGAAAG CTATGGAGCCCTGATGCTGCAACACTGGAGCTTGTAAGAAAGCAAGAATTCCTCCGTGAACGTGCTGCTATTTGTGGTCACTTAGAAGGCTTTACAACCCTCTTTAATAGAAAATTTAAGGATTAA
- the LOC135410770 gene encoding tubulin monoglycylase TTLL3-like isoform X2, producing the protein MSGAPSSARERQTGQDLLPLPACPAGPVGSDGALLTGQVAAATTGHHNGRQRSVDAALLRKAKRRVEKAIKEKKIFAVRGPYPVIRSLLRARGWVERKLPREGRRLKQQLGGQKKQQPETEPSDDGDEQGEAVLNPRGGAQPSLGSTEPLHYPWPRNEEVKEEKEEEDEDYEDSDEIHDLMSYLVRDQVPNFLWTIRLSSIDQELLQRIEVVNRYHWVNALSTKEGLCLSLQNLPWFAQADPNTFFPRCYRLGTREEREAFIEDFRLTAARSLLKLALKKAGDRLVRTEQPPKSSKGPEEALEVCEQHLSVLEHQDIDRKTPSPCRTCIDWNCFLQDYYRAAHEGAGLALSGAQRERCQDLLRRLAEQLPQFGVEGDLNIWILKPSAKSRGRGIVCATRLEEVLQQARSSTTPSARACEWVVQKYVERPLTIFGTKFDIRQWFLVTDGNPLTVWFYQDCYLRFCSQPFSLRHLEHSRHLCNVSVQKQYKTSPHQDPRVPPSRVWSSRQFQAYLARLGRADAWHQVMVPGMKAAILNSLRCAHDHMSFRKGSFELFGADFLVGEDCQPWLLEINSCPTMSPSSAVTRRLCANVQRDTLRLVLDRKDDPSCPTGAFELIYKEAAAPPRPAVGINLTVEGCSLKKPRPAKRRLQEKPPTSTANVPRPPVSSEGRATQAPQPRVPQRKLPPLRQQSSCCTPSSAPAAPPQPPDCAAGSQELPWLLHLVVQPQETEPQEAAQPQEAQPQAVLPPVSCHALDRVPVPPPQGAPSSPRQPPDCSARSQGLPGLNHPFGQPQAALPPVSSHPLDGVLLPPLRGAPGCSAGSQDLPWLLHLVGQPEDAQPQEAPPQAAWPQAALPPIRGCPLAKVPVPPPRGAPRSPWRPPGSAPSFRPARPLHPPLLEQSTSARNRTQKNWDTETSPRGDSLLPALAGETLQHPAPSHPNETPLLRHGTRLNPHTGLNTLL; encoded by the exons ATGTCAGGGGCCCCAAGCTCAGCGAGGGAGAGGCAGACAGGTCAGGatcttctccccctccctgcctgcccagcgGGGCCTGTGGGCTCCGACGGGGCTCTCCTCACGGGGCAGGTGGCAGCTGCCACCACCGGCCACCACAATGGGCGCCAGCGCTCGGTCGACGCTGCGCTGCTCAGGAAAGCCAAGCGGCGTGTGGAGAAGGCCATTAAG GAGAAGAAGATCTTCGCGGTGCGGGGCCCCTACCCCGTCATCCGTTCCCTGCTCCGGGCTCGGGGCTGGGTGGAGAGGAAGCTCCCCCGCGAGGGCAGACGGCTGAAGCAGCAGCTTGGCGGCCAAAAGAAACAGCAGCCGGAGACAGAGCCAAGTGATGATGGTGATGAGCAGGGGGAGGCAGTGCTGAACCCACGTGGTGGGGCGCAGCCTTCCCTGGGGTCCACAGAGCCCCTGCACTACCCATGGCCACGCAATGAGGAggtgaaggaggaaaaggaagaggaagatgaagattATGAGGACTCCGATGAAATCCATGACCTCATG TCCTACCTGGTGCGGGACCAGGTGCCAAACTTCCTGTGGACCATCCGCCTTAGTTCCATtgaccaggagctgctgcagaggatcGAGGTGGTGAACCGCTATCACTGGGTGAATGCCCTCAGCACCAAG GAGGGGCTGTGCCTCAGCCTGCAAAACCTGCCCTGGTTCGCGCAAGCCGACCCCAACACCTTTTTCCCCCGGTGCTACCGGCTGGGGACCAGGGAGGAGCGGGAAGCTTTCATTG AGGATTTCCGCCTGACGGCAGCTCGCAGCCTGCTCAAACTGGCTCTGAAGaaggctggggacaggctggtGAGGACGGAGCAGCCCCCAAAATCCAGCAAGGGGCCAG AGGAGGCCCTGGAGGTCTGCGAGCAGCACCTGAGTGTCCTGGAGCACCAGGACATCGACAGGAAGACCCCGTCCCCCTGCAGGACGTGCATCGACTGGAACTGCTTCCTGCAGGATTACTACCGCGCGGCACA TGAGGGGGCCGGACTGGCGCTGAGCGGGGCACAGCGGGAGCGGTGCCAGGACCTGCTGCGGCGCCTGGCGGAGCAGCTGCCGCAGTTCGGCGTAGAGGGCGATCTCAACATCTGGATCCTCAAGCCCAGCGCCAAATCCCGAGGCAGGG GGATCGTCTGCGCGACGCGGCTGgaggaggtgctgcagcaggcGCGAAGCTCCACGACCCCCTCGGCGCGGGCGTGCGAGTGGGTGGTGCAGAAGTACGTGGAGCGGCCGCTCACCATCTTCGGCACCAAATTCGACATCCGGCAGTGGTTCCTGGTCACTGATGGGAATCCCCTGACCGTCTGGTTCTACCAAGACTGCTACCTGCGCTTCTGCTCCCAGCCCTTCTCCCTGCGCCACCTGGAGCA TTCCAGGCACCTCTGCAACGTCTCTGTCCAGAAGCAGTACAAGACGTCACCTCACCAGGACCCCCGCGTGCCCCCCAGCAGGGTCTGGTCCAGCCGGCAATTCCAGGCATACCTGGCACGGCTGGGGCGGGCGGATGCTTGGCATCAGGTGATGGTGCCCGGCATGAAGGCAGCGATACTGAACTCCCTGCGCTGCGCCCACGACCACATGAGCTTCCGCAAGGGCAGCTTTGAGCTCTTTGGGGCCGACTTTCTCGTGGGGGAGGactgccagccctggctgctggagATCAACTCCTGCCCCACCATGAGCCCCTCCTCGGCCGTGACCCGACGGCTCTGCGCCAACGTCCAGCGGGACACGCTGCGCCTCGTGCTCGACCGCAAGGACGACCCCAGCTGTCCCACTGGCGCCTTTGAGCTCATCTACAAGGAG gcagctgcGCCCCCGCGTCCGGCTGTGGGGATAAATCTGACGGTCGAAGGCTGTTCCCTGAAGAAGCCCCGGCCAGCAAAGCGTCGATTACAGGAAAAGCCCCCCACCAGTACAGCCAATGTCCCCCGGCCCCCCGTGTCCTCAGAGGGCAGAGCCACACAGGCGCCCCAGCCGAGAGTGCCACAGCGGAAGCTGCCTCCTCTGAGGcaacagagcagctgctgcacccccagctctgcccctgcagcacCGCCACAGCCTCCGGACTGCGCTGCTGGGAGCCAggagctgccctggctcctTCACCTGGTTGTGCAGCCTCAGGAAACTGAGCCCCAGGAAGCTGCTCAGCCCCAGGAAGCTCAGCCCCAGGCAGTTCTGCCCCCAGTCAGTTGCCATGCCCTGGATCGGGTGCCTGTGCCACCGCCCCAGGgagcccccagcagcccccggCAACCCCCGGACTGTTCTGCCAGGAGccaggggctgccagggctcAATCACCCGTTTGGACAgccccaggcagctctgcccccagTCAGTAGCCATCCCCTGGATGGGGTGCTTCTACCACCTCTCCGGGGAGCCCCGGGCTGCTCTGCCGGGAGCCAGGATCTGCCGTGGCTCCTTCACCTGGTCGGGCAGCCCGAGGACGCTCAACCCCAGGAAGCTCCGCCCCAGGCTGCTTGgccccaggcagctctgccgCCGATTAGGGGCTGTCCCCTGGCTAAGGTGCCTGTGCCACCGCCCCGGGGAGCACCCAGGAGCCCCTGGCGACCcccgggctctgctccctccttccgTCCTGCCAGACCACTGCATCCACCTCTGCTGGAACAGAGCACGTCAGCTCGCAACAGGACACAGAAGAACTGGGACACAGAGACATCCCCACGAGGGGACAGCCTCCTCCCCGCCCTTGCTGGGGAAACACTGCAGCACCcggctccctcccaccccaacgAGACCCCCTTGCTGCGTCACGGGACCCGCCTCAACCCGCACACGGGCCTTAATACACTGCTGTGA
- the LOC135410770 gene encoding tubulin monoglycylase TTLL3-like isoform X3, which translates to MSGAPSSARERQTGQDLLPLPACPAGPVGSDGALLTGQVAAATTGHHNGRQRSVDAALLRKAKRRVEKAIKEKKIFAVRGPYPVIRSLLRARGWVERKLPREGRRLKQQLGGQKKQQPETEPSDDGDEQGEAVLNPRGGAQPSLGSTEPLHYPWPRNEEVKEEKEEEDEDYEDSDEIHDLMSYLVRDQVPNFLWTIRLSSIDQELLQRIEVVNRYHWVNALSTKEGLCLSLQNLPWFAQADPNTFFPRCYRLGTREEREAFIEDFRLTAARSLLKLALKKAGDRLVRTEQPPKSSKGPEGPGSSLSSPSRLAEEALEVCEQHLSVLEHQDIDRKTPSPCRTCIDWNCFLQDYYRAAHEGAGLALSGAQRERCQDLLRRLAEQLPQFGVEGDLNIWILKPSAKSRGRGIVCATRLEEVLQQARSSTTPSARACEWVVQKYVERPLTIFGTKFDIRQWFLVTDGNPLTVWFYQDCYLRFCSQPFSLRHLEHSRHLCNVSVQKQYKTSPHQDPRVPPSRVWSSRQFQAYLARLGRADAWHQVMVPGMKAAILNSLRCAHDHMSFRKGSFELFGADFLVGEDCQPWLLEINSCPTMSPSSAVTRRLCANVQRDTLRLVLDRKDDPSCPTGAFELIYKETTASTSAGTEHVSSQQDTEELGHRDIPTRGQPPPRPCWGNTAAPGSLPPQRDPLAASRDPPQPAHGP; encoded by the exons ATGTCAGGGGCCCCAAGCTCAGCGAGGGAGAGGCAGACAGGTCAGGatcttctccccctccctgcctgcccagcgGGGCCTGTGGGCTCCGACGGGGCTCTCCTCACGGGGCAGGTGGCAGCTGCCACCACCGGCCACCACAATGGGCGCCAGCGCTCGGTCGACGCTGCGCTGCTCAGGAAAGCCAAGCGGCGTGTGGAGAAGGCCATTAAG GAGAAGAAGATCTTCGCGGTGCGGGGCCCCTACCCCGTCATCCGTTCCCTGCTCCGGGCTCGGGGCTGGGTGGAGAGGAAGCTCCCCCGCGAGGGCAGACGGCTGAAGCAGCAGCTTGGCGGCCAAAAGAAACAGCAGCCGGAGACAGAGCCAAGTGATGATGGTGATGAGCAGGGGGAGGCAGTGCTGAACCCACGTGGTGGGGCGCAGCCTTCCCTGGGGTCCACAGAGCCCCTGCACTACCCATGGCCACGCAATGAGGAggtgaaggaggaaaaggaagaggaagatgaagattATGAGGACTCCGATGAAATCCATGACCTCATG TCCTACCTGGTGCGGGACCAGGTGCCAAACTTCCTGTGGACCATCCGCCTTAGTTCCATtgaccaggagctgctgcagaggatcGAGGTGGTGAACCGCTATCACTGGGTGAATGCCCTCAGCACCAAG GAGGGGCTGTGCCTCAGCCTGCAAAACCTGCCCTGGTTCGCGCAAGCCGACCCCAACACCTTTTTCCCCCGGTGCTACCGGCTGGGGACCAGGGAGGAGCGGGAAGCTTTCATTG AGGATTTCCGCCTGACGGCAGCTCGCAGCCTGCTCAAACTGGCTCTGAAGaaggctggggacaggctggtGAGGACGGAGCAGCCCCCAAAATCCAGCAAGGGGCCAG AAGGGCCAGggtcctccctctcctctccctcccggCTGGCAGAGGAGGCCCTGGAGGTCTGCGAGCAGCACCTGAGTGTCCTGGAGCACCAGGACATCGACAGGAAGACCCCGTCCCCCTGCAGGACGTGCATCGACTGGAACTGCTTCCTGCAGGATTACTACCGCGCGGCACA TGAGGGGGCCGGACTGGCGCTGAGCGGGGCACAGCGGGAGCGGTGCCAGGACCTGCTGCGGCGCCTGGCGGAGCAGCTGCCGCAGTTCGGCGTAGAGGGCGATCTCAACATCTGGATCCTCAAGCCCAGCGCCAAATCCCGAGGCAGGG GGATCGTCTGCGCGACGCGGCTGgaggaggtgctgcagcaggcGCGAAGCTCCACGACCCCCTCGGCGCGGGCGTGCGAGTGGGTGGTGCAGAAGTACGTGGAGCGGCCGCTCACCATCTTCGGCACCAAATTCGACATCCGGCAGTGGTTCCTGGTCACTGATGGGAATCCCCTGACCGTCTGGTTCTACCAAGACTGCTACCTGCGCTTCTGCTCCCAGCCCTTCTCCCTGCGCCACCTGGAGCA TTCCAGGCACCTCTGCAACGTCTCTGTCCAGAAGCAGTACAAGACGTCACCTCACCAGGACCCCCGCGTGCCCCCCAGCAGGGTCTGGTCCAGCCGGCAATTCCAGGCATACCTGGCACGGCTGGGGCGGGCGGATGCTTGGCATCAGGTGATGGTGCCCGGCATGAAGGCAGCGATACTGAACTCCCTGCGCTGCGCCCACGACCACATGAGCTTCCGCAAGGGCAGCTTTGAGCTCTTTGGGGCCGACTTTCTCGTGGGGGAGGactgccagccctggctgctggagATCAACTCCTGCCCCACCATGAGCCCCTCCTCGGCCGTGACCCGACGGCTCTGCGCCAACGTCCAGCGGGACACGCTGCGCCTCGTGCTCGACCGCAAGGACGACCCCAGCTGTCCCACTGGCGCCTTTGAGCTCATCTACAAGGAG ACCACTGCATCCACCTCTGCTGGAACAGAGCACGTCAGCTCGCAACAGGACACAGAAGAACTGGGACACAGAGACATCCCCACGAGGGGACAGCCTCCTCCCCGCCCTTGCTGGGGAAACACTGCAGCACCcggctccctcccaccccaacgAGACCCCCTTGCTGCGTCACGGGACCCGCCTCAACCCGCACACGGGCCTTAA